From one Triticum aestivum cultivar Chinese Spring chromosome 4B, IWGSC CS RefSeq v2.1, whole genome shotgun sequence genomic stretch:
- the LOC123090756 gene encoding 50S ribosomal protein L18, giving the protein MVIPAPARAPAITKFLKPYVLKMHFTNNFVTAQVIHTPSATIACAASSQEKILRPSMESTRDVAAAAKIGKLLGERLLFRGIPAVSVSMSRDQTYHGKVKAVIDSLTAAGVKLL; this is encoded by the coding sequence ATGGTTATCCCTGCACCAGCTAGGGCGCCTGCAATCACCAAGTTCCTGAAGCCCTATGTTCTGAAGATGCACTTCACAAACAACTTTGTGACGGCCCAGGTCATCCACACCCCATCGGCGACCATCGCATGCGCAGCGAGCTCACAGGAGAAGATCCTGAGGCCGAGCATGGAGTCGACGCGGGACGTGGCCGCGGCGGCCAAGATCGGGAAGCTGCTTGGCGAGCGCCTGCTGTTCAGGGGCATCCCCGCGGTGTCCGTCTCCATGTCAAGAGACCAGACGTACCATGGCAAGGTCAAGGCCGTCATCGATTCTCTCACAGCCGCCGGCGTGAAGCTGCTGTGA
- the LOC123090755 gene encoding lysine--tRNA ligase, whose protein sequence is MEQEEDNMDLAGGGMLGQHGPAGDGEETDPTQYYENRLKMLDSLRSAGVKPYPHKFEVAISIADYVAKYNSLGAGEHLLTVTESLAGRVMSKRVSSSKLFFYDLYGDGVKVQVMAGASCSEVAETEFYKCHSVVKRGDIVGIIGYPGRSSRGELSIFARNLILLSPCLHMLPNQRTGRCTAVAGKTTRAKAGADCWVPGIGRNTEAYVLKDQETRYRQRYLDLMVNHQVRHIFRTRSRVISFIRRFLDERNFLEVETPMMSLIPGGASAKPFVTHHNELNMDLYMRIAPELHLKQLVVGGLDCVYEIGKQFRNEGFDLTHSPEFTGCEFYMAYADYNDLMELTETILSGMVRELTGGTRIKYHANGADNPPIEIDFTPPYRRIDMMQELKSIAGLDIPSDLSSDEANKYLAATCEKYGIRCSPPQTTARLLDKITGHFLEATCVNPTFIINHPEIMSPLAKWHRTQPGLTERFELFINKHEVCNAYTELNDPLVQRQRFEEQLRSRQSGDDEAMALDEAFCTALEYGLPPTGGWGMGIDRIAMLLTDSQNIKEVLLFPTMKPQLPA, encoded by the exons ATGGAACAGGAAGAGGATAACATG GATCTAGCTGGGGGTGGCATGCTGGGACAACATGGTCCTGCTGGGGATGGTGAAGAAACAGACCCCACG CAATACTATGAAAATAGGCTGAAGATGCTCGATTCTCTTAGAAGCGCGGGTGTCAAGCCCTATCCGCACAAGTTTGAGGTCGCGATCTCCATCGCAGACTATGTGGCCAAGTACAACAGCTTGGGTGCTGGCGAACATTTGCTGACTGTCACTGAAAGCTTGGCTG GGCGGGTTATGAGCAAGAGAGTTTCCTCATCCAAACTCTTCTTTTATGATCTCTATGGCGATGGGGTGAAGGTTCAGGTCATGGCTGGGGCCAG CTGCTCAGAGGTGGCCGAAACTGAATTCTACAAGTGCCACAGTGTTGTGAAGCGGGGCGATATTGTCGGTATAATTGGATACCCAG GTAGGAGTAGCAGGGGTGAACTTAGCATATTTGCCAGAAATTTAATATTGCTCTCCCCATGCCTCCATATGCTACCGAACCAGAGAACTGGGCGTTGCACTGCTGTTGCTGGCAAG ACAACAAGAGCAAAAGCTGGTGCTGATTGCTGGGTTCCAGGAATAGGAAGGAACACTGAAGCTTATGTTTTAAAGGACCAG GAAACTCGCTACCGCCAGAGATATCTCGACCTCATGGTAAACCATCAAGTGAGACATATCTTTAGAACACGATCCAGGGTCATTTCCTTCATCAGAAGGTTCCTCGACGAACGCAACTTTTTGGAG GTTGAGACTCCAATGATGAGCTTGATTCCTGGGGGAGCATCTGCAAAACCTTTTGTTACACATCACAACGAACTAAACATGGATCTGTACATGAGAATTGCTCCTGAACTCCATCTGAAGCAGTTGGTTGTGGGTGGCTTGGACTGTGTTTATGAGATTGGAAAGCAATTCAGGAATGAAGGGTTTGATTTAACTCACAGTCCTGAATTTACAGGATGTGAATTCTATATGGCTTATGCAGACTACAATGACCTGATGGAGCTTACTGAAACCATTTTGTCGG GTATGGTGAGGGAGCTGACTGGTGGTACTAGGATAAAATACCATGCGAATGGAGCTGATAACCCTCCCATAGAGATCGATTTCACACCTCCTTACAG AAGGATAGATATGATGCAGGAACTGAAATCTATCGCTGGGCTTGACATTCCATCAGATTTGTCAAGCGACGAGGCTAACAAATACCTCGCGGCAACGTGTGAGAAGTATGGAATCAGATGCTCGCCGCCTCAAACAACAGCACGGTTGCTTGACAAG ATTACTGGGCATTTCCTGGAGGCCACGTGTGTGAACCCAACTTTTATCATCAACCATCCAGAGATAATGAGCCCACTGGCCAAGTGGCACAGGACTCAGCCAGGACTGACAGAAAGATTCGAGTTATTCATCAACAAGCATGAG GTATGCAATGCCTACACCGAGTTGAATGATCCATTGGTGCAAAGACAACGATTTGAAGAGcagctgagg AGCCGGCAATCGGGAGACGACGAAGCGATGGCGCTCGATGAGGCGTTCTGCACTGCTCTCGAGTATGGTTTGCCACCAACGGGCGGTTGGGGGATGGGAATAGATCGGATCGCGATGCTTCTGACGGACTCGCAGAACATCAAG GAGGTTCTTCTATTCCCAACGATGAAGCCCCAACTACCTGCGTAG